One window of Branchiostoma lanceolatum isolate klBraLanc5 chromosome 8, klBraLanc5.hap2, whole genome shotgun sequence genomic DNA carries:
- the LOC136440315 gene encoding uncharacterized protein isoform X2 produces the protein MERRSYVGHPFQNITRPDVTRDQHIQADISSEYKGHLTKGESSFGRADLDSAEKHFAAALKTVHIPDSTAQQYQREVGPLCKLGDVYIKRGQQTGDGGAFVKAAALYNAAIARSWDEVHNGSIGTAIDELEKSFVKCILDIDCNVSKDNTQNHKKQLKELRDQIKLEMETIDKQLDPYIHDEHDPRVKETETKRAQAVRELFERIAQQRKELIGLLVGECIGLMGPPPCKYALIGLGSQATGLVTPYSDLEFATLVEEQSPECLVYFRNLTHYLHLKVVNLGETILPAVGIKSLNDFFSESPNENWYYDSVTPRGFAFDGSMPKASKTPLGRQGIENEQSHELICTPSNMVSILQNDITLYLKEGYHLASILRNPCLIAGDQGLIDTYMAITEKTLQAGGGKMAEQLAQETQRENIENYMYSNKKTITAKLIDVKKEIYRFPALAIECLALCSHIAPTTVWKMIEEMENQQVISPNNAHHLTVLTSISAELRLRTYIANGGQRENVSALGPMETILDQQESSLQTTSALKPVFHLPNEKQLLRYFHTAFPLKRALSKWSGKNTDLQSFSDSDFYDNSPGVQGMMYRELCKYSLAISYFHEAIKTTDVTDPEKTMLLLGNIGHSSLMVGDCQKAISYCEQALKKHGEIHGQSASHPDLIAIVSNLGGAWSSMGDQRKTISYYEQALQMKRSIYGQSTAHPDIAVLLNNLGAAWHDEGDYRKEISYYEQALPMYRGIYGESSAHPAIAKLLNNLGLAWDDLGEHRRAVRYYEQALQMKRGIYGQTTAHPDIAISLANLGTALNRLGDNRKAIVYIEQALKMYRSIYGQTTAHPDIATLLNNIGSIWDDLGDYRKTISYFKQALQMFRRIYGPETPHLDIAMSLNNIGSVFLTHAKDHMKAISYFDGALQIVRRLYGQSAAHPYISSSLNNLGKAWGDLGEHRKALSYYEQTLQMQRSIYGLHTAHPEIASSLNNMGETWGRLGEHRRALSYNERALQMYRSIYGPQTAHPNIVISLNNLGMVFYNLGDVRKANRTLLEALAMATKIHPENQNHPLIKTIERALAKI, from the exons ATGGAAAGGAGATCATATGTTGGGCACCCGTTTCAGAACATCACAAGACCTGACGTTACACGGGACCAACATATCCAGGCAGACATATCAAG CGAGTACAAAGGCCACTTGACGAAAGGTGAATCATCCTTTGGCAGAGCAGACCTGGACTCAGCAGAAAAGCACTTTGCAGCTGCACTCAAGACAGTACACATACCAG ATTCCACAGCCCAACAGTACCAGAGAGAGGTGGGGCCCCTGTGCAAGTTAGGGGATGTCTACATCAAGCGAGGTCAGCAGACAGGAGACGGCGGAGCCTTTGTCAAAGCTGCAGCGCTCTACAACGCAGCAATAGCCAGGTCATGGGATGAAGTTCACAATGGTAGCATAGGAACAGCTATTGACGAATTAGAGAAGTCATTCGTCAAATGTATCTTAGATATTGATTGTAATGTAAGCAAAGATAATACACAAAACCACAAGAAACAGCTGAAGGAGTTGCGAGACCAGATCAAGCTGGAGATGGAAACCATTGACAAGCAGCTGGATCCCTACATACATGATGAGCACGACCCACGTGTCAAAGAGACAGAGACAAAACGAGCTCAGGCTGTCAGGGAATTGTTTGAGAGAATTGCACAACAAAGGAAGGAGCTTATCGGCCTGCTTGTAGGAGAGTGTATTGGGTTAATgggtccccctccctgtaagtatgCCCTGATAGGTTTGGGATCACAGGCCACAGGACTGGTAACTCCATACTCCGACCTGGAGTTTGCCACCTTGGTAGAGGAACAAAGCCCTGAATGTCTTGTGTATTTCCGCAACCTCACCCACTATCTACACCTCAAGGTGGTCAacctgggagaaaccattctcccaGCAGTTGGAATAAAATCTCTTAATGACTTTTTCTCTGAGAGCCCCAATGAAAACTGGTACTACGACTCTGTTACACCACGTGGGTTTGCATTTGATGGGTCTATGCCAAAGGCAAGTAAGACTCCACTAGGCAGGCAGGGAATTGAAAATGAACAATCTCATGAACTCATCTGCACCCCAAGCAACATGGTTTCAATACTTCAAAATGACATCACACTATATCTGAAGGAAGGATATCACCTTGCCAGTATCTTGAGAAACCCATGCCTGATTGCGGGAGACCAGGGTTTAATTGATACATACATGGCTATTACAGAGAAGACACTGCAAGCTGGTGGGGGCAAAATGGCTGAACAACTGGCACaggagacacagagagagaacatcgaaaactacatgtacagtaataaGAAAACAATTACAGCAAAGTTGATtgatgtaaagaaagaaatctatCGCTTCCCAGCTTTAGCGATAGAGTGCTTAGCCCTGTGCTCACATATTGCACCTACCACAGTTTGGAAGATGATAGAAGAAATGGAAAACCAACAAGTGATCAGTCCCAACAATGCACACCACCTGACAGTGCTTAccagcatctcagcagaactaCGGCTCAGAACCTACATTGCAAATGGTGGACAAAGGGAAAACGTTTCAGCCCTGGGACCAATGGAAACGATACTAGATCAACAGGAATCATCCCTACAGACCACAAGTGCACTGAAACCAGTTTTTCATTTACCAAATGAAAAACAGCTTCTCAGATACTTTCATACAGCATTTCCCCTTAAACGTGCTTTGTCCAAATGGTCTGGAAAGAATACAGACCTACAGTCATTCTCTGACTCTGATTTTTACGATAATTCTCCAGGAGTGCAAGGAATGATGTACCGTGAGTTATGCAAATATAGTCTGGCTATAAGCTACTTTCACGAGGCCATTAAGACAACTGACGTAACTGACCCTGAGAAGACTATGCTACTACTCGGCAATATTGGACATTCTAGTCTAATGGTCGGTGATTGTCAAAAAGCTATCAGCTACTGTGAGCAGGCGCTTAAGAAGCATGGGGAAATCCATGGACAGAGCGCATCACATCCTGACTTAATAGCCATAGTGAGCAACCTGGGTGGGGCATGGTCCAGCATGGGAGATCAGAGGAAAACaatcagctactatgaacaggcactacagatgaaaaGGAGTATCTATGGCCAGAGTACAGCGCATCCTGACATTGCTGTATTACTCAACAACCTGGGGGCAGCCTGGCACGATGAAGGTGATTACAGGAAAGAaatcagctactatgaacaggcactaccgATGTACAGGGGTATCTATGGTGAGTCGTCAGCACACCCTGCTATTGCTAAATTGCTGAACAATTTAGGGTTAGCCTGGGATGACCTGGGTGAACACAGGAGAGCAGTTAGAtactatgaacaggcactacagatgaaaaGGGGTATTTATGGTCAGACTACAGctcatcctgacattgccatATCACTCGCCAACCTGGGTACTGCCTTGAACCGCCTCGGTGATAACAGGAAAGCAATCGTTTACATCGAACAGGCACTGAAGATGtacaggagtatctatggtcagaCTACCGCGCATCCTGACATTGCTACATTGCTCAACAACATTGGGAGTATCTGGGATGATCTGGGTGATTACAGGAAAACAATCAGCTACTTtaaacaggcactgcagatgttcAGGCGCATCTATGGTCCCGAAACACCACATCTTGACATAGCCATGTCACTTAACAACATAGGATCAGTTTTCTTAACACATGCCAAAGATCATATGAAAGCTATCAGCTATTTTGACGGAGCACTGCAGATAGTCAGAAGACTATATGGCCAGAGTGCGGCACATCCCTACATTTCTTCATCACTGAATAACCTGGGTAAAGCCTGGGGGGATCTTGGTGAGCACAGGAAAGCATTAAGTTACTATGAACAGACACTGCAGATGCAAAGGAGTATTTATGGTCTGCACACAGCACATCCTGAAATTGCCTCATCACTCAACAACATGGGTGAAACCTGGGGCAGGTTGGGTGAACACAGGAGAGCACTTAGCTACAATGAACGGGCGCTACAGATGtacaggagtatctatggtccACAAACAGCACATCCTAACATTGTCATATCACTTAACAATTTGGGAATGGTATTCTACAATCTGGGTGATGTTAGGAAAGCTAACAGAACCCTCCTAGAAGCCTTGGCTATGGCAACAAAAATCCATCCTGAGAACCAAAATCATCCATTGATAAAAACAATTGAAAGGGCCCTTGCGAAAATTTAG
- the LOC136440315 gene encoding uncharacterized protein isoform X1 — translation MSDMNMTSLADKLQNLELRLDSQHGQDVVYGWVLREAIICMDQFMEVEVLKSLGDLHLQEGKLNTNSAEFDKAAALYATALLRCTDPDMGQTLDHRTGYMKKLSKQLLHHGYTPRYQWLSPDYWGTTDSNILRVAETCDKLDRSNTKSQQSVEDTYTKTLVTAIENGNVFLEVEVLKSLGDFYLEKGKRMSGASQFSKAAAMYKKALARCEDPGTNQALHHRVLYMVKIWGEVRRQPKSNKSRLMERRSYVGHPFQNITRPDVTRDQHIQADISSEYKGHLTKGESSFGRADLDSAEKHFAAALKTVHIPDSTAQQYQREVGPLCKLGDVYIKRGQQTGDGGAFVKAAALYNAAIARSWDEVHNGSIGTAIDELEKSFVKCILDIDCNVSKDNTQNHKKQLKELRDQIKLEMETIDKQLDPYIHDEHDPRVKETETKRAQAVRELFERIAQQRKELIGLLVGECIGLMGPPPCKYALIGLGSQATGLVTPYSDLEFATLVEEQSPECLVYFRNLTHYLHLKVVNLGETILPAVGIKSLNDFFSESPNENWYYDSVTPRGFAFDGSMPKASKTPLGRQGIENEQSHELICTPSNMVSILQNDITLYLKEGYHLASILRNPCLIAGDQGLIDTYMAITEKTLQAGGGKMAEQLAQETQRENIENYMYSNKKTITAKLIDVKKEIYRFPALAIECLALCSHIAPTTVWKMIEEMENQQVISPNNAHHLTVLTSISAELRLRTYIANGGQRENVSALGPMETILDQQESSLQTTSALKPVFHLPNEKQLLRYFHTAFPLKRALSKWSGKNTDLQSFSDSDFYDNSPGVQGMMYRELCKYSLAISYFHEAIKTTDVTDPEKTMLLLGNIGHSSLMVGDCQKAISYCEQALKKHGEIHGQSASHPDLIAIVSNLGGAWSSMGDQRKTISYYEQALQMKRSIYGQSTAHPDIAVLLNNLGAAWHDEGDYRKEISYYEQALPMYRGIYGESSAHPAIAKLLNNLGLAWDDLGEHRRAVRYYEQALQMKRGIYGQTTAHPDIAISLANLGTALNRLGDNRKAIVYIEQALKMYRSIYGQTTAHPDIATLLNNIGSIWDDLGDYRKTISYFKQALQMFRRIYGPETPHLDIAMSLNNIGSVFLTHAKDHMKAISYFDGALQIVRRLYGQSAAHPYISSSLNNLGKAWGDLGEHRKALSYYEQTLQMQRSIYGLHTAHPEIASSLNNMGETWGRLGEHRRALSYNERALQMYRSIYGPQTAHPNIVISLNNLGMVFYNLGDVRKANRTLLEALAMATKIHPENQNHPLIKTIERALAKI, via the exons ATGTCCGACATGAATATGACCAGCCTGGCAGACAAGTTACAGAACTTGGAGTTACGCCTCGATAGTCAGCATGGTCAAGACGTTGTTTATGGGTGGGTTCTTAGAGAAGCCATCATTTGCATGGATCAGTTTATGGAGGTAGAAGTCCTGAAAAGTCTTGGAGACCTGCATCTTCAGGAAGGGAAGCTTAATACAAATTCAGCAGAGTTCGACAAGGCTGCTGCCCTGTATGCCACTGCCCTACTGCGCTGCACAGATCCAGACATGGGACAAACACTAGATCATCGTACCGGCTACATGAAGAAACTATCCAAACAATTGCTGCATCATGGGTACACTCCAAGATATCAGTGGTTGTCACCAGACTACTGGGGTACCACTGACAGCAATATCTTAAGGGTGGCAGAAACCTGTGACAAATTAGACAGAAGTAACACAAAATCTCAACAATCAGTTGAGGACACTTACACGAAAACATTAGTGACTGCAATAGAAAATGGCAATGTCTTCTTAGAGGTCGAAGTTTTAAAATCTCTCGGAGATTTCTACCTAGAGAAAGGCAAGAGAATGTCTGGAGCATCCCAGTTCTCCAAGGCAGCTGCCATGTACAAGAAAGCCCTGGCAAGATGTGAGGATCCTGGGACAAACCAGGCCCTGCACCACCGTGTCTTATACATGGTGAAGATCTGGGGAGAAGTGAGAAGG CAGCCCAAATCAAACAAATCGAGACTGATGGAAAGGAGATCATATGTTGGGCACCCGTTTCAGAACATCACAAGACCTGACGTTACACGGGACCAACATATCCAGGCAGACATATCAAG CGAGTACAAAGGCCACTTGACGAAAGGTGAATCATCCTTTGGCAGAGCAGACCTGGACTCAGCAGAAAAGCACTTTGCAGCTGCACTCAAGACAGTACACATACCAG ATTCCACAGCCCAACAGTACCAGAGAGAGGTGGGGCCCCTGTGCAAGTTAGGGGATGTCTACATCAAGCGAGGTCAGCAGACAGGAGACGGCGGAGCCTTTGTCAAAGCTGCAGCGCTCTACAACGCAGCAATAGCCAGGTCATGGGATGAAGTTCACAATGGTAGCATAGGAACAGCTATTGACGAATTAGAGAAGTCATTCGTCAAATGTATCTTAGATATTGATTGTAATGTAAGCAAAGATAATACACAAAACCACAAGAAACAGCTGAAGGAGTTGCGAGACCAGATCAAGCTGGAGATGGAAACCATTGACAAGCAGCTGGATCCCTACATACATGATGAGCACGACCCACGTGTCAAAGAGACAGAGACAAAACGAGCTCAGGCTGTCAGGGAATTGTTTGAGAGAATTGCACAACAAAGGAAGGAGCTTATCGGCCTGCTTGTAGGAGAGTGTATTGGGTTAATgggtccccctccctgtaagtatgCCCTGATAGGTTTGGGATCACAGGCCACAGGACTGGTAACTCCATACTCCGACCTGGAGTTTGCCACCTTGGTAGAGGAACAAAGCCCTGAATGTCTTGTGTATTTCCGCAACCTCACCCACTATCTACACCTCAAGGTGGTCAacctgggagaaaccattctcccaGCAGTTGGAATAAAATCTCTTAATGACTTTTTCTCTGAGAGCCCCAATGAAAACTGGTACTACGACTCTGTTACACCACGTGGGTTTGCATTTGATGGGTCTATGCCAAAGGCAAGTAAGACTCCACTAGGCAGGCAGGGAATTGAAAATGAACAATCTCATGAACTCATCTGCACCCCAAGCAACATGGTTTCAATACTTCAAAATGACATCACACTATATCTGAAGGAAGGATATCACCTTGCCAGTATCTTGAGAAACCCATGCCTGATTGCGGGAGACCAGGGTTTAATTGATACATACATGGCTATTACAGAGAAGACACTGCAAGCTGGTGGGGGCAAAATGGCTGAACAACTGGCACaggagacacagagagagaacatcgaaaactacatgtacagtaataaGAAAACAATTACAGCAAAGTTGATtgatgtaaagaaagaaatctatCGCTTCCCAGCTTTAGCGATAGAGTGCTTAGCCCTGTGCTCACATATTGCACCTACCACAGTTTGGAAGATGATAGAAGAAATGGAAAACCAACAAGTGATCAGTCCCAACAATGCACACCACCTGACAGTGCTTAccagcatctcagcagaactaCGGCTCAGAACCTACATTGCAAATGGTGGACAAAGGGAAAACGTTTCAGCCCTGGGACCAATGGAAACGATACTAGATCAACAGGAATCATCCCTACAGACCACAAGTGCACTGAAACCAGTTTTTCATTTACCAAATGAAAAACAGCTTCTCAGATACTTTCATACAGCATTTCCCCTTAAACGTGCTTTGTCCAAATGGTCTGGAAAGAATACAGACCTACAGTCATTCTCTGACTCTGATTTTTACGATAATTCTCCAGGAGTGCAAGGAATGATGTACCGTGAGTTATGCAAATATAGTCTGGCTATAAGCTACTTTCACGAGGCCATTAAGACAACTGACGTAACTGACCCTGAGAAGACTATGCTACTACTCGGCAATATTGGACATTCTAGTCTAATGGTCGGTGATTGTCAAAAAGCTATCAGCTACTGTGAGCAGGCGCTTAAGAAGCATGGGGAAATCCATGGACAGAGCGCATCACATCCTGACTTAATAGCCATAGTGAGCAACCTGGGTGGGGCATGGTCCAGCATGGGAGATCAGAGGAAAACaatcagctactatgaacaggcactacagatgaaaaGGAGTATCTATGGCCAGAGTACAGCGCATCCTGACATTGCTGTATTACTCAACAACCTGGGGGCAGCCTGGCACGATGAAGGTGATTACAGGAAAGAaatcagctactatgaacaggcactaccgATGTACAGGGGTATCTATGGTGAGTCGTCAGCACACCCTGCTATTGCTAAATTGCTGAACAATTTAGGGTTAGCCTGGGATGACCTGGGTGAACACAGGAGAGCAGTTAGAtactatgaacaggcactacagatgaaaaGGGGTATTTATGGTCAGACTACAGctcatcctgacattgccatATCACTCGCCAACCTGGGTACTGCCTTGAACCGCCTCGGTGATAACAGGAAAGCAATCGTTTACATCGAACAGGCACTGAAGATGtacaggagtatctatggtcagaCTACCGCGCATCCTGACATTGCTACATTGCTCAACAACATTGGGAGTATCTGGGATGATCTGGGTGATTACAGGAAAACAATCAGCTACTTtaaacaggcactgcagatgttcAGGCGCATCTATGGTCCCGAAACACCACATCTTGACATAGCCATGTCACTTAACAACATAGGATCAGTTTTCTTAACACATGCCAAAGATCATATGAAAGCTATCAGCTATTTTGACGGAGCACTGCAGATAGTCAGAAGACTATATGGCCAGAGTGCGGCACATCCCTACATTTCTTCATCACTGAATAACCTGGGTAAAGCCTGGGGGGATCTTGGTGAGCACAGGAAAGCATTAAGTTACTATGAACAGACACTGCAGATGCAAAGGAGTATTTATGGTCTGCACACAGCACATCCTGAAATTGCCTCATCACTCAACAACATGGGTGAAACCTGGGGCAGGTTGGGTGAACACAGGAGAGCACTTAGCTACAATGAACGGGCGCTACAGATGtacaggagtatctatggtccACAAACAGCACATCCTAACATTGTCATATCACTTAACAATTTGGGAATGGTATTCTACAATCTGGGTGATGTTAGGAAAGCTAACAGAACCCTCCTAGAAGCCTTGGCTATGGCAACAAAAATCCATCCTGAGAACCAAAATCATCCATTGATAAAAACAATTGAAAGGGCCCTTGCGAAAATTTAG